Part of the Gigantopelta aegis isolate Gae_Host chromosome 15, Gae_host_genome, whole genome shotgun sequence genome is shown below.
aggaaatattttacgGGTGGGAGGGACTAACCGGAAAAGGACAAATGGAACAACACATCAAAAGGGCATCCCAAtgaaggaattaaaaaaaaaaaaaacattaaaaaatttcaCTTTGGCGGCGCAGACGGTACGGCCATGGCCATAGGCCTACTACTTTTCAAAGAGCCATACGacttgtgtctgtgtctgtctgtgtgtgtgtgtgtgtgggggggggggggggatatctgttatatttgtgaaaatgtccttaggCCTACAAGCAGtttgaaaggagagtctggcaaccacgagccgtaccactttttttttttttctatatacggtaataaatgaattttatttatttatttatttattattattatataatagaatGCCAGAAATCGAATATAATTCGTACTTGTTGAAAGTACAAAACGAAATAAGGGTCGCAGCcgcacttttattttttgacacaAGCCCCGTATATCTGACGTCATGGGACGCCATCGTTGATTTTCAATCGATTTTAGAAattgctaattaggggcgtaaTCAGGGGGTGGGTTGCAAATGGCCTTGGAGTTGCAAATGGCCATAAAATATGTCATGGCAGGATCCACGAACGTACAGAAAGTGCTAATATGTTGGAAATAGTGCTTTTGAACATTGTTTTGGGTGTTAAATGTTtacctaaatttacattttatatcagtttatttacaggcccgtacgcaggggaGTGCGAGGGGTGCGTACGCTCCCCCaatagtctgccgaggtccgtccgtggatgtgtgaaaaaaaagtcatttgacatattttgaggcaaagaaacatttcaaatttacttcccagaatgcaggattctgcatctcctgcattctagattttaaacaaattggggggggggggggggggggagtattcCCCCGGACCCCCTAGCAAATCCGGAACTGGCGAATCACATGTAGGGGCCTACAGCGcgatcgatttccgtcggtgggctcatttgggtcatttctcattccaggcagtgctccacaagtggtgtaacaaaggccgtgatatgtattatcctgtctttgggatggtgcatacaaaagatcccttgctgctaatcgaaaaaaaagactagcccatcgggtttcctttctctatatccgtgtggtccttaaccatatgtctgacgccgtatagccagaaataaaatgtgttgggtgaatcgttaaataaaacatttacttccttcccgtcagctatttcttgttccagccaataccccacaactgttgtaataaaggctgtgatatgtactatactgtttgagggatggtgcatataaaagattcttagCTGCTGCTTACTTGAAAAGTAGCTCGTGGAGTGGCAATAgcgttttttttctttaattacatgcatctatgtggtccttaaccacatgaccgatgccatataaccgtaattaaaatgtgttgatttgcTAAGACCAACTAATAACAAGGAACAATAACATTCAGTTTTACtagtttaataaaacatgtcaacaacacacacaaaaaacccacccccaaaaccaCCTACAACAAaacatggagagagagagagagagagagagggggcggTTAAGACATTCAAAATCATCTCTGTATAAAATCTAACATTTTACAAGGTCATGACAGTTCCCATAAATCACAGTTGCGTGCTTTGTCAATATTTATAGGCGGGGCAGCTAAAACTTCTGTAGAACTAGGTAGGCATAAAAGTGATGACAAACTAAATGTTTGTACAATACTTATGAATGCAATCATCCTTCATCTCAATTCATTTGGCCCAGTTATCCTCCAAACTACTGAGGCCAGCAAAATGCAACTCTTTTTTACCAACCCATCAAtcagcacatttcaaacttTCATTATCCACAAACCAGGTGCATGTGTGTCatagtggcgtagcgtgggcggagCCACCAGGGCCGTTGCCCTGGGTGCAGAATTCTGGACTGGAGGTAGGGACTCGGGGAgagctaacggtccactggttagggggcgcaatacttgccttgtcCCGGGTgttggcaacccacgctacgccactgaggTATGAAGAAGGAAAAATGTATTCAAATTCTGGAATAGATCATCATCACAAACTATATGCTCTTTCCACCTTCTTTAGTGAGAAACTTGATGACGGCTCTTTGTACCAGTCTGGTCAAATCCATGCATGTTTTAGGAGGGTAGCTAAGCAAATGTAGGTAAACATAAAATGATGAGGAGTTCTATTGTTGATAGAATAGTTGTATGAAAGAACAACCTTTCAAATGGTGTACCAAACTTTGATATCTAGTTCTACAAAAATTTTGACTGCACCTGGTTGGGGGAACTCGTTTCCTAACTGATGTAATTAGAGATCACACACCGGTATTATTGCATTCCAAACCTGATTATCATACAGCGATGTTGTTACTCTCCAATAAGAgtgcaaaacaatataatattgtatactcaaatacatatataatcatcACATTAACGTGTTTACCTGTACGAATAGGTGTATACGTGTACATGCTTATAGCGTACTTACTATACATATGATACAATACATTTGAACCTATAAGTACATGTGAATACTTGTAAATGTGCTTATAATATAGAATGTGTTTATATTGTCTGGGAGAAGAAATGCAAGCTAAGGTTCCACTTTCTATCAATGTCAAGTATTTCTGTCTAACACAAGATTTTCTAGAATATGGAATCCTACTTAAATCTCTTACttgatgtttatataattttacgAAATTTCCAGTGGTAAGCATTCTCCAATGAAAAGGTCTGGTCTGTTTTGGGCCACTAGACCAATGTTAACAACACAACAATTACATTTAACAGACACCatttcaaataaatgtaatactaTTAATTCTGCCACCCATGCTGCTATACAGTATGATTAATGCACAAAACCATTTAAACCATGTTCAATCAAGTTCCAAAGATCTCATTCCTGCTACACCAAActgtacatgcatacacataagTTACTACAAGAATATCTGACATACATAGCAAAATTCCACTTATTTAACTAACTGGtctttaaaaacaccactaaaTTTTATGCTTTTAAGACTGCTGACAGCACTGCTCCAAGAGCCAGTAAGGCAATAGAACCATTTAAACCATGTTCAATCAAGTTCCAAAGATCTCATTCCTGCTACATCAAACTGTACATGCAAGTTACTACAAGAAAATCTGAAATACATAGCAAAATTCCACTTATTTAACTAACTggtcttttaaaaaacccactgaaTTTTATGCTTTCAAGACTGCTGACAGCACTGCTCCAAGAGCCAGTAAGGCAATAGAACCATTTACACCATGTTCAATCAAGTTCCAAAGATCTCATTCCTGCTACACCAAACTGTACGTGCATACATGCAAGTTACTACAAGAAAATCTGAAATACATAGCAAAATTCCACTTTTTTTTAACTAACTGGTCTTCTAAAAAACCCACTGAATTTTATGCTTTCAAGACTGCTGACAGCACTGCTCCAAGAGCCAGTAAGGCAATAGATGCCATTGCAGATCCATCACTTGTTGTCTTCTGAACAGTTGCGGCTGGTGCATTGGCCAGCTGCTCCATTGCTCGCTgagcagcagcagaagcagcagcagcagcagctttGGCTGCCTCAACTGCAGCTGTAGCAGCAACCACTTTCCCATACGTCAAGCTCCCAATTACAGCACCACCAAGAAGACTACCAAAGAGAGCTCCCAGGAACAATCCTTTTGTAATCTGTGATCGCGATTCATTGCGTGCTTTCTTCTCCCAAGATTTATGCAAGCTGGAAAGCTGAACCTCGATGCTGTCTTCAATTTCTGCTTTTTTTCTTGCATCCACTTCTTTCTCCAAATGTTCCCTGTATCTGTCCTTTATGCTCTGTTCTTCTTTCTGTCTGTTCACTTCATTATCTTTTAGGAATAAATCATCACGCTGTCTCATTTCTTTCTCAGCTTCATTCAGCAGATTCGATGTGTAGTATCCACGTCCATTGGCCTTCAGAATGGTTTCAACGGTTTCAACAAGTTGTAGGACCTGCCCTTCTTTTTCCGTTTCCTCAGCAAAGTTGTCAAAAAATACAGTACGGCCACCACATTCAAAAACAAACTGGTCAAGACCAGGAGGCAAGTTTAATAGATATTCTTTTTCATTGATGTCATCTCGGACAAGGAAATCTTTTCTAGTGAATAATACTAGAAAGTAACTGCTGACCTGCCTGCCgaaatattgataaaacaaatCAACGGTTTTCTGCTCTTCCTTGGTGAACCGATCTCCGACTGGGAACACGTAAATAACAGCATGTGGCCCCGGTGCTGCTAGATACACAGACTTGACAACCTCTTTCTTGATCTCATCTTCATCCTTGTCAGTTCCACACAAACCCGGGGTGTCTATAACCAGCACAGATTTCCCATTTCTTGTCACCGTACCAAAACTACATTCCTCAGTTACTGAGTTTCCAAAAGAACTACTTTTGAATACTTTTGACCCAAGAATGGTATTGCCAGATGAACTTTTTCCTGAACCTGTTTTGCCAATCAAAATAAGTCGCAACTCATCTTGTTCCATGCTGTcatctgaaaaaagaaagaaaatgttaaaCAGAACTAAGCAATTTAAGTGAATGTTTTATGCCAAGTGATGGATGACTACTTGATAGTTAACacaattcaattcagtttattGCCCAATACCAAACaatctggtgtcagcaaacagagataagaataatataacatatattataataacaacaattgataataaattaataacaatatatactgACTGGCCAGACGGAGACACatcatttgtattatatttatagcaaTAAAatgactatataataataaagtatagtagtatacatttgtaaatgataaaaattactatattctgaattttatttgtaactCTAGATATTACTGGACCTACTGTCACATTCTGAAATTGCTAACAGCTGCTGAAGATTTGTTGTAATTAGTACCATGTTCAATGTCACAGGTGTGTCATAAAGAGGTGGGGGAATGTACCCCAggtaatgaaatattatttgtacttcTTTCCTGGAATGACTTACTgcataaaagttaaagtttgtttttgtttaacaacaccactagagcacaatgatttactaatcatcggctattggatgtcaaacatttggttattctttgagaggaaacctgctatatttttccgttagtagcagggaattttttacatgcaccatcctgcagacaggataacacataccaatgataccatggcctttgagtTGGTGATTCAGAAGTAAAATCTTACTTAAAGCAAAAAGACACCACCGTAATagctataattatgttttaggagAAAAAGTCAGTGGACTATTTCCATGAAATAGAATTGATCGTGTGACGTCTGAGTACTGTTCGCATACCTGTTCTGTGTTAAAGTtagtgttgtttaacaacaccactagagcacatttatttattaatcatcagctattggatgtcaaacatttggtaattttgacacagtcatcagaggaaacctgctacattgttccattagtagcaagggatcttttatatgcactaccccacagacaggatagcacataccatggcctttgttacaccgattgtgatgcactggcgggaacaagaaataacccaatgggcccaccgacagggatcgatcctagactgactgcacaccatgcgaacactttaccactgagcccctttttaacaaaatgtcagATTACTGAGTATACAAgtcatgtatttttgttttttgaagttaaaatggtccatacatgtatatatttatatctgtaGCTTAAGTATATTTTACACAAATATGAGACAATGGGTAAGCATAACAGTTTCTATCCCTGTATATAGTGATATATTATTTCTATCAAACTTTTAAGAGAGTGCaaaccattattttaataaattgatggtATGGTTTGATATACTGCTAATATCTGAAGTTAGCTTTGCATGaacatttttgttaattatgttcATGTTAAAGGTGAAATATTATAGTTGCTCTTGACagtttttgtgaaaataattcaGTAGCACTACCGGCCTTGGTCATATGGtctgttaagccatcggacataaggctggtatgtactgtgttCACAGCCCAgttccggctcccacccagagcaggtATTAGcgactcaatgtgtaggtgtatgaccactacaccctcttctctctcactaaccacaattACTAAACAGTAGCACTTgcttaatatattatacattttttttaatgactccTCCCATGGATGAAACCAATTCTACTGGACTCATTACTTGCACAATCCCTGCATTGACCCACAGCAATCAGCAAAGCCATGGACATTTTAATTCTCTATAGCACTCTTGTTTTTGCTGTAGACTAAATTATAttagaattttttgtttttacagcatgttttatttttgccGCAGACATTTTGTTAATTGCAGGGTAGTTGTTCCAATTTCTACTatggggatcttttatatgtgcattAACACAATGTGGCAGGAATATGTAtgtacagggctagctctggggcagcagaaaatttcgctaaattatctattaaaggcatattgtcacacaccactgacctatttaatggtccaacaaagtattacaagaacaaaaataatttgatttgtccctaaatgtacattattcaaccatcttcataaccaccatactccatttattaatgatattttgtaaaaataattgaattatggaaatgatccataattcaaaaactaaaattgccgagagggttgacatggatttcactccatcatggttcagttaaggtgatgcaatagctagaattggtttccaacaattaatgtaatttttatttattatcgatttttagagaaataaggtccttaaatccgtgacagtatgcctttaaacttacagaaacccagttattttgtaccAAATTAAgacttgaaattattttcccaaattaaaataaaatttgccaattgtttttaaaatttgcaattggcgaatttggcgagtgccagagctagccctgatataTGCCAGCCGTGGAGTATTGGTAAAAACCCCAGAaaacattcatttttatttcaacttattttcgtgtttatatccgattaaggttcaagcacactgtcctgggcatacatgtcagctatctgagctgtgtccaggacagtgggttacttgttagttggttagtggttagtaaaagAGGAGAGGGTGTATATATAGTGGCCTTACTCACTGAGCCcgtaagaactcactctgggttggagatggttctgggctgtgaaccctgtacctaccagcctgtagtccgatggcttaaccactgcaccacagaGGCCGATTAAAGAAAAGAACCAATCAGTGTATTACCTGTAGAAGAAGATGCAGACGTACTGGAACTCATTGAATCATCTGGATCCACTCTCATATTTAGGTCATGAACTCTGAttcatctgaaaacaaaaaacaaatatcgtGAAGACAAGATTTTTAATTTTCGtacaaaagaaggaaatgttatatttaacgatgcactcaacacattttatttacagttatatggcatcagacatatggttaaggaccacacaaatattgagagaagaaacccgctgtcgcgacttcatgggctactcttttcgattagcagcaagggaccttttatatgcaccatcccacagacaggatagtacataccactgcctttgttataccagttgtggagcactggctggaacgagaaacagcacggtgggcccactgacagggatcaattctagaccgaccgcgcatcaagcaaacactttaacactgggctacattccgccccaaTTTTCGTACAGAGTATCTTCATGATCGATAACACCATGTGATATGTCCtaaaacatgattttaaaaatataatattatacaaaattatattcaaacCCATTTTTGTGGAGGGGGTAAATACTGGTCTGTCTCTAGCTTGACAGTGTCGCAAACCTGATGGAATAATATGTACATTCAtgctagggcctccacgagtccaaaatactGGACTCTAGTACTCGagagtcaaactcgacccggaccagAATACCAAGATcctaatgagactaaggaataaagtaaaatagcactaTGCCTCAAAATTCCAGTATACTGAACATGATTGCCAAACCATGCCATTATATTGCagtccacacattcgacttttgttttccctccatgtcttaTAGACCTATTTTACGGACTTATATAACAGAAAGAAGTAACACTAGcaaatatagatatttttggTCCCACGAGCCCCCCACCCAGTAATGCTGGGAATTAGATAAATGTAAAGTATAACAATTGATCACTTTTATCTTTCAATAAAGTCAAAACAAACAAGTATCAACATgtaacaatattatttaattataatagttaaatattcacacGTGTCATTGCATCTCAGTGcaattacatttatacatagCCTCTTTGGTAACACTTACATATACTcctcaaaagaagaaacgcaaaaccacattgtcgtaacatttggagaattgatttaattattgaatggcgagtccgataattaccaaatgttgcaggattgatcacaattcactctagtccatttgagtaagtgataggacacaccaccaaggtcaaggtcatctggagtcaataccgggtgtggcctccgcgtgtgttgacaactgcctggcaccgcctgcccattgaagccaaccagagtacggatgacgtcccgggggatggtggcccattcggccgttgtgagacgtgctgtgtgaggcctggcgttgtcatgttggaacactgcgttggcgttggccataactggaacgatgtgtggccggaggatctggtcaatgtagccctgtgcattcaggttgccctgcaggtggaccaggtcagttctgccagtgtgtgagatggctgcccacaccatgacactatccccaccgaatctgtccacttcctgcacgcagtttgccgcataacgttcaccacgacgcctatacacgcgacatcttccatcatgacgtcggagcagaaatcgggactcgtcactgaaccacacctgtctccatcgcagttgaggccattgtcgatgaatctggcaccactgcagtcggagtcgacggtgttgtggtgttaagatgacacctcgaactggacgtctggcacgaattcctacctcacgtaggcggttccgtaaggtctggtcggatatcctgtgcaaacctggtattgcggcggctgtggaggtggcagtagtcaatcgttcccgaaggtggcgtacccggatgtagcggtcctgcccgggggtagtgacccgtggtcgaccagatctagggaggtcacgtgttgatccatgttgctggtaacggtcccacagtctggagatggtgcttggggacacatggaatgccctggcaacggccgttctggattcgcctgcgtctagatacagaggccaggcaagcgaacaccctgcacttttatactgtcggtgttcatgttgcacgtgcagtggtgacatggtttgcacgtggctgcgtttttgcgaatattcacattttggaactttattgtacagtagctgcgttttatcgaatgtaaccgtgggaatgtgtttgggacatgcaatgaccttatattcacaaagcatgaaccagtaggaaacataaaatcggagttataacccatttgtacccttttgcgtttctttttttgaagagtatatattggaTATTTCGGTTCAAAGTTCATTTCTTGGATAATGTACgtttttaacgtcacagactcgaatcccgccatcccaagttgttcctacatgtaaggtttgatggtcctgtatgcatctgtatgcaagatattatccggacaagaaaaagttaacagacgggcGTATGGacggacaacaccataccattTACGACCAGACCTGTCTACCCtgccggattccgcgggagtctcccagtatttgatcaaatctcctttctccTATGCGGGAGACAaattctcctgttaaatgacatttttgtaagcataaaaaaaaaaatcgatcctcttttgtcaaaataacataagagaagtaactctgcctttttttctcattcggaaaatgtcgactactttcagtttctgagaatgtaacaggccgaattgtcccgactgtttaacctttgccaaAGTGAGAagtgtgggatagcctatttatattgttaaaaaagcacaagaagtttataaaatgacgtcttattataatgttttttgcCATCGttatggctacgaagcgtgttgccgctaattcaacaggctgtgtattgacattcagtgttgccatataaaaaaaaactatccaatttagttctaataacacctctgaattgtaaaatgtcttcccactggattacataatgcaactatgacgaatctgaac
Proteins encoded:
- the LOC121389966 gene encoding GTPase IMAP family member 7-like, whose product is MRVDPDDSMSSSTSASSSTDDSMEQDELRLILIGKTGSGKSSSGNTILGSKVFKSSSFGNSVTEECSFGTVTRNGKSVLVIDTPGLCGTDKDEDEIKKEVVKSVYLAAPGPHAVIYVFPVGDRFTKEEQKTVDLFYQYFGRQVSSYFLVLFTRKDFLVRDDINEKEYLLNLPPGLDQFVFECGGRTVFFDNFAEETEKEGQVLQLVETVETILKANGRGYYTSNLLNEAEKEMRQRDDLFLKDNEVNRQKEEQSIKDRYREHLEKEVDARKKAEIEDSIEVQLSSLHKSWEKKARNESRSQITKGLFLGALFGSLLGGAVIGSLTYGKVVAATAAVEAAKAAAAAASAAAQRAMEQLANAPAATVQKTTSDGSAMASIALLALGAVLSAVLKA